The Bacteroidota bacterium genome has a window encoding:
- a CDS encoding helix-turn-helix domain-containing protein, translated as MDNKDQIMTLEEVAEYLRVKPQTIYAWAQEKKIPAAKLGKEWRFKKSMVDKWFNEQMDEKFKNY; from the coding sequence ATGGACAATAAGGATCAAATAATGACACTGGAGGAAGTAGCTGAATATTTGCGGGTTAAGCCCCAAACCATTTATGCCTGGGCTCAGGAGAAGAAAATTCCTGCAGCCAAGCTGGGCAAGGAATGGCGTTTCAAGAAATCTATGGTCGATAAATGGTTTAATGAGCAGATGGACGAGAAGTTTAAAAATTACTGA
- a CDS encoding two-component regulator propeller domain-containing protein, translated as MKTKQKIWIFTFFLMGIMPLLLTTGCSKSDDNGGSSSGNGWSALGNKDDLNNVFDIYVDKSGYLYAVGDFKNSNGKRYVAKWDGSKWSEVGNINVNNTVYAIAGDANGNLYIGGDYTDANGVNYIEKWNGSTWTNIGNYADAQAATLCTDPSGMLYESCNSSDVYKYNGTTWSKLNMTGWSHWVNTVVTDPNGNLYIGGGALTGSGGSVGRWNGSGWTTIGDLTSHEQVHTICFDANGTLYAGGGFVFTSGYVVKWNGSSWVDLNLKGNDVVNSICTDSKGNLYAGGNFYNSSNQFYVAKWNGSSWSNMGLNAYAGILKLRCSNGKLYVGGELCFKLNDGFYIASTNL; from the coding sequence AGCGATGATAATGGGGGCTCCAGTTCAGGTAATGGATGGTCGGCGCTTGGGAATAAAGATGATTTAAATAATGTCTTTGATATTTATGTGGATAAATCCGGGTATTTATATGCAGTAGGTGACTTTAAGAACAGTAATGGTAAACGGTATGTGGCCAAATGGGATGGCAGCAAGTGGTCGGAAGTAGGAAACATCAATGTAAACAATACGGTTTATGCTATTGCCGGCGATGCCAATGGTAACCTGTATATTGGCGGTGATTATACCGATGCAAACGGAGTTAATTATATAGAAAAATGGAATGGCAGTACCTGGACCAATATTGGGAATTATGCGGATGCTCAGGCTGCAACCCTTTGTACTGATCCATCAGGCATGCTCTATGAAAGTTGCAATAGTAGTGATGTATACAAATATAACGGAACTACCTGGTCAAAATTAAATATGACCGGATGGAGCCATTGGGTAAATACCGTGGTAACCGATCCAAACGGAAATTTGTATATTGGCGGTGGAGCTTTAACCGGTTCAGGGGGAAGTGTGGGAAGATGGAATGGGAGTGGGTGGACGACAATTGGGGATTTAACATCCCATGAACAGGTTCATACCATTTGTTTTGATGCAAATGGTACACTTTATGCCGGCGGAGGTTTCGTTTTTACAAGTGGATATGTTGTGAAATGGAATGGCAGCAGTTGGGTAGACCTTAATTTAAAGGGGAATGATGTAGTCAATTCGATTTGCACCGATTCCAAAGGTAATCTCTATGCAGGAGGTAATTTTTATAACAGCAGTAATCAATTCTATGTGGCCAAATGGAATGGCAGCAGCTGGAGCAATATGGGATTAAATGCTTACGCGGGGATATTAAAACTCAGATGCTCCAACGGAAAATTATATGTGGGCGGAGAATTGTGTTTCAAGTTAAATGATGGATTTTATATCGCCAGTACAAATTTGTAG
- a CDS encoding protein-L-isoaspartate(D-aspartate) O-methyltransferase: MRTKPKICFSCLMLVFLTTNCPNKHAPGGDKYLRLRKAMVEEQIRNRGIRNTGVLDAFMKVPRHKFVPEEYQSYSYDDRPLPIGYNQTISQPYIVAYMTEILNPDTSQKVLEIGTGSGYQAAILSLLYKEVYTVEIIKELAENAEKIFEEEGYNNIHVKVGDGYQGWKEYAPFDAIIVTCAPAHVPQPLVEQLAEGGRMIIPVGHNYSQELYLLEKKDGRIHYTETLPVLFVPMIREK; encoded by the coding sequence ATGAGGACAAAGCCCAAAATCTGTTTTTCCTGTCTGATGCTTGTTTTTCTGACCACAAACTGTCCAAATAAGCACGCACCGGGGGGCGACAAATATTTACGCCTGAGAAAAGCCATGGTTGAAGAACAGATAAGAAACCGTGGGATTCGCAACACCGGTGTTCTGGATGCATTCATGAAAGTTCCCCGCCATAAATTTGTTCCAGAAGAGTATCAAAGTTATTCTTATGACGACAGGCCTTTGCCCATAGGTTATAACCAGACTATCTCGCAACCCTATATTGTAGCCTATATGACCGAAATATTGAACCCTGACACCAGCCAGAAAGTATTGGAAATCGGGACAGGCTCGGGTTATCAGGCTGCTATCCTTTCCCTGCTTTACAAGGAGGTTTATACCGTTGAAATCATCAAAGAACTGGCCGAAAATGCAGAAAAAATATTTGAAGAGGAAGGTTATAACAACATACATGTTAAGGTTGGTGACGGTTATCAGGGCTGGAAGGAATACGCACCTTTTGACGCCATTATTGTAACCTGTGCCCCTGCCCATGTTCCGCAACCTCTGGTCGAACAACTTGCTGAAGGAGGGAGGATGATTATCCCCGTGGGGCATAATTACAGCCAGGAATTGTATTTGCTGGAAAAAAAAGACGGTAGAATCCACTATACCGAAACATTGCCCGTTTTATTTGTGCCCATGATAAGGGAAAAGTAA